A portion of the Achromobacter sp. MFA1 R4 genome contains these proteins:
- a CDS encoding zinc-dependent alcohol dehydrogenase family protein, with the protein MKIKAALLRNVGVEGPYAQTRPLTIADIELDPPGFGEVLVRIKAAGLCHSDLSVINGDRPRGVPIVLGHESSGEVVETGPGVTDLKAGDHVAMVFVPSCGCCNPCMEGRPALCEPGAAANTQGTLLGGERRLHIGDEYINHHTGVSCFAEYAVVSRRSCVKVNVELSHREAALFGCAVLTGAGAVINRARIKMGDTAAIVGLGGVGLSALLAAVAAGARRVVAIDLSDDKLALARELGATHVVNPKQVKTDDDLMDLAGGRVDFGFDMAGAVPAFETAYKLTRRGGATVTSGLPNPKFSFPLSLSQMVGEEREIRGSYLGSGVPAIDISRYIDLYKAGRLPVDRMMGRSFSLDQINEGFDHLATGGSLRDAIVF; encoded by the coding sequence ATGAAAATCAAAGCGGCGCTATTGCGGAACGTGGGGGTTGAAGGCCCCTACGCGCAGACCCGGCCCCTGACCATCGCGGACATCGAACTGGACCCGCCCGGGTTCGGCGAAGTGCTCGTCAGGATCAAGGCGGCGGGGCTCTGCCATTCCGACCTGTCGGTCATCAACGGCGACCGGCCGCGCGGCGTGCCCATCGTGCTGGGCCATGAGTCGTCGGGCGAAGTCGTCGAGACCGGTCCCGGCGTCACGGACCTGAAAGCCGGCGACCACGTCGCCATGGTCTTCGTGCCAAGCTGCGGCTGCTGCAACCCCTGCATGGAAGGCCGTCCCGCCCTGTGCGAGCCCGGCGCGGCCGCCAACACCCAGGGCACCTTGCTGGGCGGCGAACGGCGCCTGCACATCGGCGACGAATACATCAACCACCACACCGGCGTGTCGTGCTTTGCGGAATACGCCGTGGTGTCGCGGCGCTCCTGCGTCAAGGTCAACGTCGAACTCAGCCACCGCGAGGCGGCGCTTTTTGGCTGCGCCGTGCTGACCGGCGCGGGCGCCGTCATCAACCGCGCGCGCATCAAGATGGGCGACACCGCCGCCATCGTCGGCCTGGGCGGCGTGGGCCTGAGCGCGCTGCTGGCCGCCGTGGCGGCGGGCGCGCGCCGCGTCGTCGCCATCGACCTCAGCGACGACAAGCTGGCGCTGGCCAGGGAGCTGGGCGCCACCCACGTCGTCAATCCCAAACAGGTCAAGACCGACGACGACCTCATGGACCTGGCGGGCGGGCGCGTGGACTTCGGCTTCGACATGGCCGGCGCGGTGCCTGCCTTTGAAACGGCCTACAAGCTGACGCGCCGCGGCGGCGCAACCGTCACCTCCGGCCTGCCCAATCCCAAGTTCAGCTTCCCGCTGTCGCTGTCGCAGATGGTGGGCGAAGAGCGCGAGATCCGGGGCAGCTACCTGGGGTCGGGCGTGCCGGCCATCGACATCAGCCGCTACATCGACCTGTACAAGGCCGGGCGGCTGCCGGTGGACCGCATGATGGGCCGATCTTTTTCGCTGGACCAGATCAACGAGGGGTTCGATCACCTCGCCACCGGCGGCAGCCTGCGCGACGCCATCGTTTTCTAA
- a CDS encoding ABC transporter ATP-binding protein, with protein MLNLSAINVDLAGNRILRDVSANFEASRTIGIVGRNGAGKTTLLRTIMGLTRIRSGTIAFDGADLTALPGHKRAAMKVGYAPEDRVIFPTMTVEENLHLPCEVQGQSKAEIQARMDTVLKVVPQIEPMLKRSGSALSGGQGKMVALARAVMVGTRLLMLDEPFQGLAPKLARDYTEALGRLKEMQPDLCVVITESNVKLLGDIPDQIWTIERGSITLN; from the coding sequence ATGTTGAACCTATCGGCCATCAATGTCGACCTGGCGGGCAATCGCATCCTGCGCGACGTCAGCGCCAATTTCGAAGCCTCGCGCACCATCGGCATCGTCGGGCGCAACGGCGCGGGCAAGACCACGCTGCTGCGCACCATCATGGGCCTGACGCGCATCCGCTCCGGCACCATCGCCTTCGACGGCGCCGACCTCACCGCACTGCCCGGGCACAAGCGGGCCGCCATGAAAGTGGGCTACGCGCCCGAAGACCGCGTCATCTTCCCGACCATGACGGTCGAGGAAAACCTGCATCTGCCCTGCGAGGTGCAGGGCCAGTCCAAGGCCGAGATCCAGGCGCGGATGGACACGGTGCTGAAAGTGGTGCCGCAGATCGAGCCCATGCTCAAGCGCTCGGGCTCCGCGCTGTCGGGCGGGCAGGGCAAGATGGTGGCGCTGGCGCGCGCGGTCATGGTCGGCACGCGGCTGCTGATGCTGGACGAGCCCTTCCAGGGCCTCGCGCCCAAGCTGGCGCGCGACTACACCGAGGCGCTGGGACGGCTGAAGGAGATGCAGCCCGACCTGTGCGTGGTGATCACCGAATCCAACGTCAAGTTGCTGGGCGACATTCCCGACCAGATATGGACGATCGAGCGCGGCTCGATCACGCTGAACTGA
- a CDS encoding ABC transporter ATP-binding protein encodes MKPLIQTTDLYLAFGGVVAADNINFELHEGERLAVIGQNGAGKTTFINICTGYLTPSKGKVYFDGKDVTAMAPRKIVRLGMGRSFQLPQLFTEHTVRQCVQIAAARRNKELSWFRSLESTIDGREVDATLDLVGLLPDADEACIELPEGKRKLLDVAMALALQPKLLIMDEPTSGVASEDKFGLMETVMHALDERRVTSWFVEHDVDIVSRYATRVAAWIAGKVAADGSPDEVLNNPQIRSEVLGA; translated from the coding sequence ATGAAACCCCTCATTCAAACCACCGACCTGTACCTGGCCTTCGGCGGCGTGGTGGCCGCCGACAACATCAACTTTGAACTGCACGAAGGCGAACGCCTGGCCGTGATCGGGCAGAACGGCGCGGGCAAGACCACCTTCATCAACATCTGCACGGGATACCTCACGCCCTCCAAGGGCAAGGTGTACTTCGACGGCAAGGACGTCACCGCCATGGCGCCGCGCAAGATCGTGCGGCTGGGCATGGGGCGTTCGTTCCAGCTTCCGCAGCTCTTTACCGAGCACACGGTGCGCCAATGCGTGCAGATCGCCGCCGCGCGCCGCAACAAGGAACTGAGCTGGTTCCGCTCGCTGGAAAGCACCATCGACGGGCGCGAGGTGGACGCCACCCTGGACCTGGTGGGCCTGTTGCCCGACGCCGACGAGGCCTGCATCGAGCTGCCCGAGGGCAAGCGCAAGCTGCTGGACGTGGCCATGGCGCTGGCGCTGCAGCCCAAGCTGCTGATCATGGACGAGCCCACCAGCGGCGTGGCGTCCGAAGACAAGTTCGGGCTGATGGAAACCGTGATGCATGCGCTGGACGAACGCCGCGTCACGAGCTGGTTCGTCGAACATGACGTGGACATCGTGTCGCGCTACGCCACGCGCGTGGCGGCCTGGATCGCGGGCAAGGTGGCCGCGGACGGATCGCCCGACGAGGTCTTGAACAATCCGCAGATCAGAAGCGAAGTGCTGGGGGCCTGA
- a CDS encoding glucose 1-dehydrogenase, with translation MSQLQGKVAIVTGGGNGFGEGIVKLYAKEGAKVVIADINKEAADRVAADIGDAALAVKADVSSRADIDNVVRAALDKFGAVDIVVNNAAITHKNQPMLDVDEATFDRMFDINVKSIYHMAQAVVPVMRKQKRGVILNIGSTAGIRPRPGLSWYNASKGAVNVLSKSMAVELGGEGIRVNAICPVMGVTGMFELFMGLPDTPENRAKFVSTIPLGRFCQPSDVAAAALFLASDAAEFITGVEFPVDGGRTV, from the coding sequence ATGAGCCAGTTGCAAGGCAAGGTTGCGATCGTCACGGGCGGGGGCAATGGTTTTGGCGAGGGCATCGTCAAGCTGTACGCCAAGGAAGGCGCCAAGGTGGTCATCGCCGACATCAATAAAGAAGCCGCCGACCGCGTGGCCGCGGACATCGGCGACGCCGCGCTGGCCGTGAAGGCCGACGTGTCCAGCCGCGCCGACATCGACAACGTGGTGCGCGCCGCGCTGGACAAGTTCGGGGCCGTCGACATCGTGGTCAACAACGCCGCCATCACCCACAAGAACCAGCCGATGCTGGACGTGGACGAGGCCACCTTCGACCGCATGTTCGACATCAACGTCAAGTCCATCTATCACATGGCGCAGGCCGTCGTGCCCGTCATGCGCAAGCAGAAGCGCGGCGTGATCCTGAACATCGGCTCCACCGCCGGCATCCGTCCGCGTCCGGGCCTCAGCTGGTACAACGCGTCCAAGGGCGCGGTCAACGTGCTGTCCAAGTCCATGGCCGTCGAACTGGGCGGCGAAGGCATCCGCGTCAACGCCATCTGCCCGGTCATGGGCGTGACCGGCATGTTCGAGCTTTTCATGGGCCTGCCGGACACCCCCGAGAACCGCGCGAAATTTGTGTCGACCATTCCGCTGGGCCGCTTCTGCCAGCCGTCCGACGTGGCCGCGGCGGCGCTGTTCCTGGCGAGCGATGCGGCCGAGTTCATCACCGGCGTGGAATTCCCGGTCGATGGCGGCCGCACCGTCTAG
- a CDS encoding branched-chain amino acid ABC transporter permease encodes MKVPVLSLLAALFTLFLGYTYSWTITPIVIGLTYAIAALGVSVMARAGQISFGHAMFACISAYTVAFLAKAMPGLDALALILAGVAASFAAAVVIGLFVVRYRGIFFGMLNLALSMVLFALLGKLYTLTGGSDGMRIVRPTLAGIAMERESFERALLVLTLVLSLALGWWVQRYFRSGSGQALSAIKTNETRIEYLGFSAYFIMWKGYLLSAVVVGFSGAILALMQGLVTPEIGSWLRSGEFVFITILGGAGHAAGAFLGAVGFESVKLISAAYFPGLWQFLLGLTLILVIFMFPTGFVGQITKRIKSRERAQRRAQAPVQVAARN; translated from the coding sequence ATGAAAGTCCCCGTCCTCAGCCTGCTGGCCGCGCTGTTCACGCTGTTCCTCGGCTACACCTATTCCTGGACCATCACGCCCATCGTCATCGGGCTGACCTATGCCATCGCCGCGCTGGGCGTGTCGGTCATGGCGCGCGCCGGACAGATTTCCTTCGGCCACGCCATGTTCGCCTGCATCTCGGCCTATACCGTGGCCTTCCTGGCCAAGGCCATGCCCGGCCTGGACGCGCTGGCTCTGATCCTGGCCGGCGTGGCCGCCAGCTTCGCCGCCGCCGTCGTCATCGGCCTGTTCGTGGTGCGCTACCGCGGCATCTTCTTCGGCATGCTCAACCTGGCGCTCAGCATGGTGCTGTTCGCGCTGCTGGGCAAGCTCTACACGCTGACGGGCGGCTCGGACGGCATGCGCATCGTGCGTCCGACCCTGGCCGGCATCGCCATGGAGCGCGAATCCTTCGAACGCGCGCTGCTGGTGCTGACGCTCGTCCTCTCGCTGGCGCTGGGCTGGTGGGTGCAGCGTTACTTCCGCTCAGGCAGCGGCCAGGCGCTGTCGGCCATCAAGACCAACGAAACGCGCATCGAGTACCTGGGGTTCTCCGCCTACTTCATCATGTGGAAGGGCTACCTGCTGTCGGCCGTGGTCGTGGGCTTCTCGGGCGCCATCCTGGCCCTGATGCAAGGGCTGGTCACGCCGGAAATCGGTTCGTGGCTGCGCTCCGGCGAGTTCGTCTTCATCACCATCCTGGGCGGCGCGGGCCATGCCGCTGGCGCATTCCTGGGCGCGGTGGGCTTTGAGTCCGTCAAGCTGATCTCCGCCGCGTACTTCCCCGGACTGTGGCAGTTCCTGCTGGGCCTGACGCTCATCCTGGTGATTTTCATGTTCCCCACGGGCTTTGTCGGCCAGATCACCAAGCGCATCAAGTCGCGCGAGCGCGCGCAGCGCCGCGCCCAGGCTCCCGTGCAGGTCGCGGCAAGGAACTGA
- a CDS encoding branched-chain amino acid ABC transporter permease, with translation MTLDLLPLALVDGVAYASLLFLVSMGLTLVFGVMGILNVAHGAFYAFGGYAAASLVMFLAPKTDSPFLLFAALFLAAIAVGLALGSIMEFVLIRRAQNYDPILKLLLTFGAFLMLEDIQRLLWGAQPYSASEVVNRLGNIEIGDITYTTYQLVVVPVTALLAYVCLEYFLRHTKLGKQTVATTHNREVATSLGINAKKIGYVTFVIATILGALGGALAAPTTSLVPGAGTDMTVLSFAVVATAGLGQITGALIAALLIGIIRAIAVYTAPELEVAIPYIIMVLVLIIRPHGLFTVAQARTI, from the coding sequence CTTAACCCTGGTGTTCGGCGTGATGGGCATCCTGAACGTCGCCCACGGCGCGTTCTACGCCTTCGGCGGCTATGCCGCGGCCAGCCTCGTCATGTTCCTGGCGCCCAAGACCGACTCTCCCTTCCTCTTGTTCGCGGCCCTGTTCCTGGCCGCCATCGCGGTGGGCCTGGCGCTGGGCAGCATCATGGAGTTCGTCCTGATCCGCCGCGCCCAGAACTACGACCCCATCCTCAAGCTCCTGCTCACCTTCGGCGCATTCCTGATGCTGGAAGACATCCAGCGCCTGCTGTGGGGCGCGCAGCCCTACAGCGCGAGCGAAGTCGTGAACCGGCTGGGCAACATCGAAATCGGCGACATCACCTACACCACCTACCAGCTCGTGGTGGTGCCGGTCACCGCGCTGCTGGCCTACGTGTGCCTGGAATACTTCCTGCGCCACACCAAGCTGGGCAAGCAGACGGTGGCCACGACACACAACCGCGAGGTCGCGACCTCGCTCGGCATCAATGCCAAGAAGATCGGCTACGTCACCTTCGTGATCGCGACCATCCTGGGGGCGCTGGGCGGCGCGCTGGCTGCGCCCACCACCTCGCTGGTGCCGGGCGCGGGCACGGACATGACGGTGCTGTCGTTCGCCGTGGTCGCCACCGCCGGGCTGGGCCAGATCACCGGCGCGCTGATTGCGGCGCTGCTCATCGGCATCATCCGCGCCATCGCCGTGTACACCGCGCCCGAACTGGAAGTGGCGATTCCCTACATCATCATGGTGCTGGTGCTGATCATCCGTCCGCATGGCCTGTTCACCGTTGCCCAAGCGAGGACGATCTGA
- a CDS encoding ABC transporter substrate-binding protein produces MKTSRLAALLGATLLSGLATLAIAADKPKELNIGISTFLSGSASVFGVPARDAADILIEEINANGGIDGVKIVPSYIDEGGGGEKLLSEYRRLAEGGTRVMLSAISSGNCNIVAPVAEDLKVLNVMWDCGTEKALEGKNYKYVVRTQANATTEMVAQVLYLMKVKPDFKTIAIVNQDYAWGRDSRDIFLAALKKFKPDVKVVAEMFPKFGAADFSTEISRLQALRPDVIVSTSWGGDLDNFVRQASQRNLFKNSTFVLSLAESSLERLGNALPEGVLVGARGDHYFLHPETKDDPKHQAFVKKFHDKTGAYPIYSVYHMVQGINGLKAGYEKAIKDNGGNWPTPEQVAAAMHDVSFKGYGREVKMHRADGQALEAQLFGVTKKSDKYPFKVLADITIVPAELVTPGVSDTSMAWIEKSLTPDVLKSDQIKVFPN; encoded by the coding sequence ATGAAGACCTCAAGACTGGCGGCCCTGCTGGGCGCCACCCTGCTGTCGGGCCTGGCCACGCTGGCGATCGCCGCCGACAAGCCCAAGGAACTGAACATCGGCATCTCGACCTTCCTGTCGGGATCGGCCTCGGTGTTCGGCGTGCCGGCGCGCGACGCGGCCGACATCCTGATCGAAGAGATCAACGCCAACGGCGGCATCGATGGCGTGAAGATCGTGCCCAGCTACATCGACGAAGGCGGCGGCGGCGAAAAGCTGCTGTCCGAGTACCGGCGCCTGGCCGAGGGCGGCACGCGCGTCATGCTGTCGGCCATTTCCAGCGGCAATTGCAACATCGTCGCGCCCGTGGCCGAGGACCTGAAGGTCCTGAACGTGATGTGGGATTGCGGCACCGAAAAGGCGCTGGAAGGCAAGAACTACAAATACGTCGTGCGCACGCAGGCCAACGCCACTACCGAAATGGTCGCGCAGGTGCTGTACCTGATGAAGGTCAAGCCCGACTTCAAGACCATCGCCATCGTCAACCAGGACTATGCCTGGGGCCGCGATTCGCGCGACATCTTCCTGGCCGCGCTCAAGAAGTTCAAGCCCGACGTCAAGGTCGTGGCCGAGATGTTCCCCAAGTTTGGCGCGGCGGACTTCTCCACGGAGATCAGCCGTCTGCAGGCCTTGCGGCCGGACGTCATCGTCTCCACCTCGTGGGGCGGCGACCTGGACAACTTCGTGCGCCAGGCCTCGCAGCGCAACCTCTTCAAGAACTCGACCTTCGTGCTGTCGCTGGCGGAGAGCTCGCTGGAGCGCCTGGGCAACGCGCTGCCCGAAGGCGTGCTGGTCGGCGCGCGCGGCGACCACTACTTCCTGCATCCGGAAACCAAGGACGATCCCAAGCACCAGGCCTTCGTGAAGAAGTTCCACGACAAGACCGGCGCCTATCCGATCTATTCCGTCTACCACATGGTGCAGGGCATCAACGGCCTGAAGGCGGGCTACGAGAAGGCCATCAAGGACAACGGCGGCAACTGGCCCACGCCCGAACAGGTGGCCGCCGCCATGCATGACGTGAGCTTCAAGGGCTACGGCCGCGAAGTGAAGATGCACCGCGCTGACGGCCAGGCGCTGGAAGCGCAGCTCTTCGGCGTGACCAAGAAGAGCGACAAGTACCCGTTCAAGGTGCTGGCCGACATCACCATCGTGCCGGCCGAGCTGGTGACGCCGGGGGTGTCGGACACGTCGATGGCCTGGATCGAAAAGAGCCTGACCCCCGACGTCCTGAAGAGCGACCAGATCAAGGTGTTCCCGAACTGA
- a CDS encoding aldehyde dehydrogenase family protein, whose translation MTQMIIGGRQVDAQDGRTIEVVSPVDGDVFTTIPRGQQADVNAAVQAARDALGGAWGDMTALERGRLLMRLGESVLAHHEELAQLESRDTGKPMSTARGDITVLARYFEFYGGAADKVHGQTIPFQKDYSVQLIREPLGVTAHIIPWNYPAQMFGRSVAPALAMGNAAVVKPAEDACLSIIRVAELALEVGFPPGALNIVTGLGEEAGAALSRHPGINFITFTGSNEVGVLVQQAAALNAVKCVLELGGKSAHIVFDDANYKLAIPAIVKGIVHNTGQTCTAGSRLLVQKGIYADFMKALGEEFSKVRAGTPDMDLTCGPVVNKAQYDRVNGYIAKGLSEGLTVAAEGGIADGVPKGGFFVKPTLFAATSHDSDLLTEEIFGPVLVALPFADEAEAIRLANATDYGLLGAVWTENGGRQQRVARGIKCGQVYINGFGAGGGVELPFGGVKKSGHGREKGFIALEEMSTTKTLIQFYGE comes from the coding sequence ATGACGCAGATGATTATCGGCGGCCGCCAGGTCGACGCCCAGGACGGGCGCACGATCGAGGTCGTTTCCCCCGTAGACGGTGACGTGTTTACCACCATCCCGCGCGGCCAGCAGGCCGACGTCAACGCCGCGGTGCAGGCGGCGCGCGACGCGCTGGGGGGCGCCTGGGGCGACATGACGGCGCTGGAGCGCGGCCGGCTGCTGATGCGCCTGGGCGAAAGCGTGCTGGCGCATCACGAGGAACTGGCGCAGCTTGAATCGCGCGACACCGGCAAGCCCATGTCCACCGCGCGCGGCGACATCACCGTGCTGGCGCGTTACTTCGAGTTCTACGGCGGCGCGGCGGACAAGGTGCACGGCCAGACCATTCCGTTCCAGAAAGACTATTCGGTGCAGTTGATCCGCGAGCCGCTGGGCGTCACCGCCCACATCATCCCGTGGAACTACCCCGCGCAGATGTTCGGCCGCAGCGTGGCGCCCGCGCTGGCCATGGGCAACGCGGCCGTGGTCAAGCCGGCCGAGGACGCCTGCCTGTCCATCATCCGCGTGGCGGAACTGGCGCTGGAAGTGGGCTTTCCGCCCGGCGCGCTGAACATCGTGACGGGTCTGGGCGAAGAGGCCGGCGCGGCGCTGTCGCGGCATCCGGGCATCAATTTCATCACCTTCACCGGTTCCAACGAGGTCGGCGTGCTGGTCCAGCAGGCCGCCGCGCTCAACGCGGTCAAGTGCGTGCTGGAACTGGGCGGCAAGTCGGCGCACATCGTCTTTGACGACGCCAACTACAAGCTGGCCATTCCCGCCATCGTCAAGGGCATCGTCCACAACACCGGGCAGACCTGCACGGCGGGCAGCCGCCTGCTGGTGCAGAAAGGCATCTACGCCGACTTCATGAAGGCGCTGGGCGAGGAGTTCTCCAAGGTGCGCGCCGGCACGCCGGACATGGACCTGACCTGCGGGCCCGTCGTCAACAAGGCGCAGTACGACCGCGTCAACGGCTACATCGCCAAGGGGCTGTCCGAGGGCCTGACGGTGGCGGCCGAGGGCGGCATCGCCGACGGCGTGCCCAAGGGCGGCTTCTTCGTCAAGCCCACGCTCTTTGCCGCCACCAGCCACGACAGCGACCTGCTGACCGAGGAGATCTTCGGCCCGGTGCTGGTCGCGCTGCCGTTCGCGGACGAGGCCGAGGCCATCCGCCTGGCCAACGCCACCGATTACGGCCTGCTGGGCGCGGTCTGGACCGAGAACGGCGGCCGCCAGCAGCGCGTGGCGCGCGGCATCAAGTGCGGCCAGGTCTACATCAACGGCTTTGGCGCGGGCGGCGGCGTGGAGCTGCCCTTCGGCGGCGTGAAGAAGAGCGGCCACGGCCGCGAGAAGGGCTTCATCGCGCTGGAAGAAATGAGCACGACCAAGACCCTGATTCAGTTCTATGGCGAGTGA
- a CDS encoding cytochrome P450/oxidoreductase, protein MSQATASPRPTGCPIDHAALAAAQSPTGCPVSARAAAFDPFGDGYQQDPPEYVRWAREQEPVFYSPQLGYWVVTRYDDIKAIFRDNITFSPSIALEKITPTGPEANAVLESYGYAMNRTLVNEDEPAHMPRRRVLMDPFTPEELKHHEPMVRRLTREYVDRFIDDGRADLVDQMLWEVPLTVALHFLGVPEEDMDLLRQYSIAHTVNTWGRPKPEEQVAVAHAVGNFWQLAGKILDKMRQDPSGPGWMQYGLRKQQTHPDVVTDSYLHSMMMAGIVAAHETTANASANAIKLLLQHPQAWRDICEDPDLIPNAVEECLRHNGSVAAWRRLATRDVQIAGVDIPAGAKLLIVTSSANHDESQFADADLFDIRRENASDQLTFGYGSHQCMGKNLARMEMQIFLEELTRRLPHLKLSEQTFTYVPNTSFRGPEHLWVEWDPAQNPERANPALLDGMHPVRIGEPSSHAITRPMVVQQAELAAEGILRLRLASPDGKPLPRWTPGSHIDVECGDTGLSRQYSLCGDPAETGVFEIAVLREADGRGGSAWMHAHAVPGARLRIRGPRNHFRLNESASRLILIAGGIGITPISAMARRARELGLDYTLHYSGRSRRSMALVDELAALHGDRLHLHIKDEGGRADYAALLAQPTPGAQVYACGPQGLLDALAGCCAAWPEDALRVEHFHSTLGTLDPTKEQPFEAVLKDSGIVITVPADQTLLTALRGANIDVQSDCEEGLCGSCEVRVLEGDIDHRDVVLTRAEREANNKMMACCSRSCGGKRVVLEL, encoded by the coding sequence ATGAGCCAAGCAACCGCCTCCCCGCGCCCGACGGGCTGTCCCATCGACCACGCCGCGCTGGCCGCCGCGCAGAGCCCCACCGGCTGTCCGGTCAGCGCGCGCGCCGCCGCCTTCGATCCCTTCGGCGACGGCTACCAGCAGGATCCGCCGGAGTACGTGCGCTGGGCGCGCGAACAGGAGCCGGTGTTCTACAGCCCGCAACTGGGCTATTGGGTGGTGACGCGCTACGACGACATCAAGGCGATCTTCCGCGACAACATCACGTTCAGCCCGTCGATTGCGCTGGAGAAGATCACGCCGACCGGGCCCGAGGCCAACGCGGTGCTGGAATCGTACGGCTACGCCATGAACCGCACCCTGGTGAACGAGGACGAGCCGGCGCACATGCCGCGCCGCCGCGTGCTGATGGACCCGTTCACGCCCGAGGAGCTGAAGCACCATGAACCCATGGTGCGCCGCCTCACGCGCGAATATGTGGACCGCTTCATCGACGATGGCCGCGCCGATCTGGTCGACCAGATGCTGTGGGAAGTGCCGCTGACCGTGGCGCTGCATTTCCTGGGCGTGCCGGAAGAGGACATGGACCTGCTGCGCCAGTATTCCATCGCGCACACCGTGAACACCTGGGGCCGTCCCAAGCCCGAAGAGCAGGTGGCGGTGGCGCACGCGGTGGGCAACTTCTGGCAGCTCGCGGGCAAGATCCTCGACAAGATGCGGCAGGACCCGTCCGGCCCGGGCTGGATGCAATACGGTCTGCGCAAGCAGCAGACCCATCCGGACGTGGTGACCGATTCGTACCTGCATTCCATGATGATGGCCGGCATCGTCGCGGCGCACGAGACCACGGCCAATGCCTCGGCCAATGCGATCAAGCTGCTGCTGCAGCACCCGCAAGCCTGGCGCGACATCTGCGAGGACCCGGACCTGATCCCTAACGCGGTCGAGGAATGCCTGCGCCACAACGGTTCGGTCGCCGCGTGGCGGCGGCTGGCCACGCGCGACGTGCAGATCGCGGGCGTTGACATTCCGGCCGGCGCCAAGCTGCTGATCGTGACCTCGTCCGCCAACCATGACGAAAGCCAGTTCGCCGACGCCGACCTCTTTGACATCCGCCGCGAAAACGCCAGCGACCAGCTCACCTTCGGTTATGGATCGCACCAGTGCATGGGCAAGAACCTGGCGCGCATGGAGATGCAGATCTTCCTGGAAGAGCTGACGCGCCGCCTGCCGCACCTGAAGCTGTCCGAGCAGACCTTCACGTATGTGCCCAACACGTCATTCCGCGGCCCCGAACACCTGTGGGTGGAATGGGATCCCGCGCAAAATCCGGAGCGCGCCAATCCGGCCCTGCTGGACGGCATGCATCCCGTGCGCATCGGCGAGCCGTCCTCGCACGCCATCACCCGGCCGATGGTGGTGCAACAGGCGGAGCTGGCGGCCGAGGGCATCCTGCGGCTGCGTCTGGCCTCGCCCGACGGCAAGCCCCTGCCCCGCTGGACGCCGGGCTCGCACATCGACGTGGAATGCGGCGACACCGGCCTGTCGCGCCAGTATTCGCTGTGCGGCGACCCCGCCGAGACCGGCGTGTTCGAGATCGCGGTGCTGCGGGAAGCAGACGGCCGCGGCGGCTCGGCCTGGATGCACGCGCATGCCGTGCCGGGCGCGCGCCTGCGCATCCGCGGCCCCCGCAATCATTTCCGGCTGAACGAATCCGCCTCCCGTCTCATCCTGATCGCGGGGGGCATCGGCATCACGCCGATCAGCGCCATGGCGCGCCGCGCGCGTGAACTGGGCCTGGACTACACGCTGCACTACAGCGGGCGTTCGCGGCGTTCTATGGCGCTGGTGGACGAACTGGCGGCGCTGCACGGCGATCGCCTGCACCTGCACATCAAGGACGAGGGCGGGCGCGCGGACTACGCGGCCCTGCTCGCCCAGCCCACCCCGGGCGCGCAGGTGTACGCCTGCGGCCCGCAAGGCCTGCTGGACGCGCTGGCGGGCTGCTGCGCGGCGTGGCCCGAGGACGCGCTGCGCGTGGAACACTTCCACTCGACGCTGGGCACGCTGGACCCGACCAAGGAGCAGCCTTTCGAGGCGGTGCTGAAGGATTCGGGCATCGTCATCACGGTGCCCGCCGACCAGACCCTGCTGACGGCGCTGCGCGGGGCCAACATCGACGTGCAGAGCGATTGCGAGGAAGGCCTGTGCGGATCGTGCGAGGTGCGCGTGCTGGAAGGCGACATCGATCACCGCGACGTGGTGCTGACGCGCGCGGAGCGCGAGGCCAACAACAAGATGATGGCGTGCTGCTCGCGGTCGTGCGGGGGCAAGCGGGTCGTGCTGGAGCTGTAG